In a genomic window of Methanorbis rubei:
- a CDS encoding type II secretion system protein E, which translates to MVLRLSFTLDTELSERIDLFAKKQEVDRNEAVLRLIEAGLFQAEQKGEMPPAPKRDFKEFAKMQKNVDMLLRSIDELKKEVRVMHHVIDLEEKREMEEKTAEKPAAKWWDRLDFMK; encoded by the coding sequence ATGGTGCTCAGGTTATCATTCACACTGGATACTGAACTGTCGGAGCGGATCGATCTGTTTGCAAAAAAACAGGAGGTCGACCGTAACGAGGCAGTGCTCAGGCTGATCGAGGCAGGCCTCTTTCAGGCCGAGCAGAAAGGGGAGATGCCGCCCGCACCCAAACGCGACTTCAAGGAGTTTGCGAAAATGCAGAAGAATGTGGACATGCTTCTGCGCAGCATAGATGAGCTGAAAAAAGAGGTGCGGGTCATGCACCATGTGATTGATCTTGAGGAGAAGCGGGAAATGGAAGAGAAAACAGCCGAAAAACCTGCCGCGAAGTGGTGGGACCGGCTTGACTTCATGAAATAA
- the mutS gene encoding DNA mismatch repair protein MutS, which translates to MVPPKKLTPAMEQVRTFKEQYPDCVLFMRMGDFYETFWEDAEICARELDIVQTTRSKDPDGNQIPLAGIPYHALDLYLPRMIRKGYKVAICEQVEDPKTAKGCVKRDVVRVVTPGTAIDTGIVDGSAAHYLMALSVDAKKNHAGLAFLDITTGEFFVKDIASEDNHASLATEIERYTPAEILVPQGVSADLISFLAGTGRVLTPGRSGLFSDGDAVLCEAFGVATLEGFDCADSPLCISAAGAALRYAKETQKTALPHISGFSRKHASNAMVLDAITLRNLEILSPLRGDRNDTTLCGFLNRTKTPMGSRTLRSVVTVPLLDPAAVNRRLDAVEFFKNRPVLCGTLGAVLARVADIERIAGRIAYGNASPRDLLSLATTLELLPEIGDSIGETSGLLAEQLAKIPDFAGVADLINAAIVDDPPVVYRNGNVIRAGYNADLDELRDVLANGRDWIAELQQNERDRTGIKSLKIAYNNIFGYYIEVTRANLDKVPPEYERKQTTVNGERFTLPALREREALMAQADSRILALEVALYESLIETLRNYVPTFKETAEAVGTIDMIASFAELAAANRYVRPEFSKGEDLLIRDGRHPIVENSVPGGYVPNDTEMNASGDQILILTGANMAGKSTYMRSVALTCIMAQIGSFVPARYAKVGIVDRIFTRVGASDDLAGGQSTFMVEMLELANILNNATEKSLILLDEIGRGTSTVDGYSIARAVLEYLHGKGAAGPRTLFATHFHQLIGMEQELRRVRNYHFAVKEDQYDITFLRKLIPGATDRSYGIHVARIAGVPKKVLTRAETILDQALREDAGSGGKKYYTQMLLVDTASESLTPAVSAVEERVREANLNEMTPMQALMFVNELKSILERK; encoded by the coding sequence ATGGTTCCTCCAAAGAAACTCACTCCTGCGATGGAACAGGTCAGGACATTCAAGGAACAGTATCCTGACTGCGTTCTTTTCATGCGGATGGGGGACTTTTACGAAACCTTCTGGGAGGACGCAGAAATATGTGCCAGAGAGCTTGACATCGTGCAGACCACGAGGTCCAAGGACCCTGACGGCAACCAGATACCGCTTGCAGGAATCCCGTATCATGCACTGGACCTTTACCTGCCGCGGATGATTCGCAAAGGCTACAAAGTGGCAATCTGTGAACAGGTTGAGGATCCAAAAACCGCCAAAGGCTGTGTGAAACGTGATGTCGTCCGCGTGGTAACGCCCGGAACCGCGATTGACACGGGCATTGTGGATGGCAGTGCGGCGCACTATCTGATGGCACTATCAGTTGACGCCAAAAAAAATCATGCCGGACTTGCATTTCTTGATATCACCACCGGCGAATTTTTTGTCAAAGACATTGCATCAGAAGACAACCATGCATCCCTTGCAACCGAGATCGAACGCTACACGCCCGCAGAAATTTTGGTGCCGCAGGGAGTTTCAGCAGACCTCATCAGTTTTCTTGCCGGCACCGGCAGGGTCCTCACCCCGGGCAGGTCAGGCCTGTTTTCCGACGGGGATGCGGTACTCTGCGAAGCATTCGGCGTTGCAACGCTGGAGGGATTCGACTGTGCTGACTCCCCGCTCTGCATCAGCGCCGCAGGAGCCGCTCTCAGATACGCGAAAGAAACCCAGAAGACCGCACTCCCGCACATCAGCGGATTTTCCCGCAAACATGCAAGCAATGCGATGGTGCTGGACGCAATAACGCTGCGAAACTTGGAAATTCTCTCGCCGCTCAGGGGAGACCGGAACGACACCACACTGTGTGGATTTTTGAACCGGACCAAAACACCGATGGGAAGCAGAACGCTTCGGTCGGTTGTCACCGTTCCCCTCCTGGACCCCGCAGCAGTCAACCGCAGACTTGATGCTGTCGAGTTTTTCAAAAATCGTCCCGTGCTCTGCGGAACGCTTGGCGCAGTGCTGGCAAGAGTTGCCGACATTGAGCGGATCGCAGGACGCATCGCCTACGGCAATGCGTCCCCACGCGATCTTCTGTCGCTTGCGACAACACTTGAACTGCTGCCCGAGATCGGGGACTCGATCGGAGAAACATCAGGACTTCTTGCTGAACAGCTTGCAAAAATTCCTGACTTTGCAGGAGTCGCGGATCTGATCAATGCCGCAATCGTCGACGATCCGCCCGTGGTGTATAGGAACGGCAACGTGATTCGCGCAGGCTACAACGCCGACCTCGACGAACTTCGTGACGTGCTGGCAAACGGGCGCGACTGGATCGCCGAGCTGCAGCAGAACGAACGGGACCGGACCGGCATCAAATCCCTGAAGATCGCCTACAACAACATCTTCGGCTACTATATCGAGGTCACGAGAGCGAACCTCGACAAAGTCCCGCCCGAATACGAGCGCAAGCAGACGACCGTGAACGGCGAGCGGTTCACGCTTCCGGCACTCCGCGAACGCGAAGCTCTGATGGCGCAGGCCGACAGCCGGATTCTCGCGCTTGAAGTGGCGCTCTATGAGTCGCTGATTGAGACCCTGCGAAATTATGTTCCTACATTCAAGGAGACCGCAGAGGCCGTTGGAACCATCGACATGATCGCATCCTTTGCCGAGCTTGCAGCTGCGAACAGGTATGTGCGGCCAGAATTTTCAAAGGGAGAAGATCTCCTCATCCGTGACGGACGCCACCCGATTGTCGAGAACTCGGTTCCGGGCGGCTATGTCCCGAACGACACCGAGATGAATGCGTCAGGCGACCAGATTCTGATTCTGACCGGAGCAAACATGGCAGGTAAGTCGACCTACATGCGAAGCGTTGCCCTCACCTGCATCATGGCGCAGATCGGCAGTTTCGTTCCCGCACGCTACGCAAAAGTCGGTATCGTGGACAGAATTTTCACCCGTGTGGGCGCGTCCGATGACCTCGCGGGCGGCCAGAGTACCTTTATGGTTGAGATGCTGGAGTTAGCCAACATCTTAAACAATGCAACCGAAAAAAGTCTGATTCTTCTTGACGAGATCGGCAGAGGCACGAGTACGGTGGACGGGTACTCGATTGCAAGGGCCGTTCTTGAGTATCTGCATGGAAAAGGGGCCGCAGGTCCCCGGACGCTGTTCGCAACGCATTTTCATCAGCTGATCGGTATGGAGCAGGAGCTCCGCCGCGTGAGAAACTATCACTTTGCGGTAAAGGAGGATCAGTACGACATCACGTTCCTTCGAAAACTCATTCCGGGAGCAACTGACCGGAGTTATGGTATTCATGTGGCCCGCATTGCAGGGGTTCCGAAAAAAGTTCTGACACGTGCCGAGACAATTCTGGATCAGGCACTTCGCGAGGATGCAGGGTCGGGCGGGAAAAAATACTACACCCAGATGCTTCTGGTGGATACGGCATCAGAATCCCTCACACCCGCAGTCTCCGCAGTTGAGGAACGGGTCCGCGAGGCGAACCTCAATGAGATGACGCCCATGCAGGCGCTGATGTTCGTCAATGAACTCAAATCAATTTTGGAGAGAAAGTAA
- the tpiA gene encoding triose-phosphate isomerase has translation MASPLILINFKSYREGAGNNAGQIGTAAELVMQESGVTIGVAPQFTELHPFCKHYEIPVYAQHIDPVEGAFTGRVPAFTVRAAGCVGSLINHSERRLTIADIEATVAAAKFHHLESVVCTNNAAVSAAAALFAPTYVAIEPPELIGSGISVATANPEIIQSSVEGVHRVNPEVKVLCGAGIQSGECVKKALELGADGVLLASSVVKAKDPEAVLRDLISKI, from the coding sequence ATGGCATCTCCCCTTATTCTTATTAATTTTAAGTCGTACCGCGAGGGTGCGGGAAATAATGCCGGCCAGATAGGGACTGCGGCAGAGCTTGTGATGCAGGAGTCCGGGGTGACGATTGGTGTTGCTCCGCAGTTTACGGAACTTCATCCGTTCTGTAAGCATTATGAGATTCCGGTGTATGCTCAGCATATTGATCCTGTCGAGGGTGCGTTTACGGGACGTGTTCCTGCGTTTACGGTCCGTGCGGCAGGTTGTGTTGGGTCACTGATTAATCACTCTGAGCGCAGGTTGACGATTGCTGATATTGAGGCTACGGTTGCCGCGGCAAAGTTCCATCATCTGGAGTCGGTGGTCTGCACGAATAATGCGGCGGTGTCTGCGGCTGCTGCTCTGTTTGCGCCGACATATGTTGCGATCGAGCCTCCTGAGCTGATCGGTTCAGGCATTTCGGTTGCTACGGCAAATCCTGAGATTATCCAGAGCTCGGTTGAGGGTGTGCACCGCGTGAATCCTGAGGTGAAGGTTCTGTGCGGGGCTGGTATTCAGTCAGGCGAGTGCGTGAAGAAAGCGCTGGAACTTGGAGCGGACGGTGTGCTCCTTGCGTCGAGTGTGGTGAAGGCGAAGGATCCTGAGGCTGTGCTGCGCGATTTAATCTCAAAGATTTAA
- a CDS encoding class I SAM-dependent methyltransferase, which yields MNNTTDESLLAWEANADYWDEKMGDNSNAFHRELVRPYTEKLLEIKSGDFVLDIACGTGNFTQRIVELGARAVAFDYSPKMIAHAKRRRSHILHNAEFVVCDATDSAQLSQLKRKNCFTKAVSNMAVMDIADINPLFFGVYELLCRNGIFVFTTHHPCFTYPHGQYLSSCIHKDTAIAGQPVLQNYYHRSLQEILGSAFAAGFVMDALHETADDDPEIPRIITIRLRKC from the coding sequence ATGAATAATACTACTGATGAAAGTTTACTGGCATGGGAGGCGAACGCGGATTACTGGGATGAAAAAATGGGTGATAACTCGAATGCTTTTCATCGTGAACTGGTCCGTCCGTATACGGAAAAACTGCTGGAGATAAAGTCAGGCGATTTCGTGCTGGATATTGCCTGCGGCACAGGAAACTTCACCCAAAGAATTGTGGAACTTGGCGCACGGGCGGTTGCTTTTGACTACAGCCCAAAAATGATTGCACATGCAAAACGTCGACGGTCACATATTTTGCACAACGCCGAGTTTGTTGTCTGCGATGCGACCGATTCTGCACAGCTCTCTCAACTCAAACGAAAAAATTGTTTTACCAAAGCGGTCTCCAACATGGCGGTCATGGACATCGCTGATATCAACCCATTATTTTTCGGAGTGTATGAGCTGCTGTGCCGAAACGGAATTTTTGTGTTTACCACGCACCATCCCTGCTTTACGTATCCACACGGTCAGTATCTCTCAAGCTGCATCCATAAGGATACGGCAATCGCCGGCCAGCCGGTTCTGCAAAATTATTATCATCGTTCGCTTCAGGAGATACTCGGGTCTGCTTTCGCCGCAGGTTTTGTTATGGACGCGCTGCACGAAACCGCAGATGATGATCCGGAAATTCCACGCATCATCACCATCAGACTGAGAAAATGTTAG
- a CDS encoding cobyric acid synthase, which translates to MSLMVLGTSSHAGKSSITAGICRILSDRGIPVAPFKAQNMSLNSYITEEGAEIGIAQATQAFAARALPVADMNPVLLKPKGNAVSQVVLLGKPWKDTKIADYYTETEYLLAEAVAAYDRLKSEYTNIIVEGAGGAAEVNLYDRDIANIQLAKRLQIPIILVGDIERGGIFAQIYGTIALLPDDVRPLVKGIIVNKFRGDAQLFESGRKILEDLTGIPVLGIVPWMKLALPEEDSLSLADKIPAVKNIRVAVIRYPHISNFTDFSLLEEAAAVEYVEPGTSLDAYDAVILPGTKNTVDDLAVLRSSGAADQITAYAKTGKPVIGICGGYQMMGTSIFDNAIEGEVVADYEGLNLLPVHTIFDHYDKITRQVKRVSKGKGPILSRMNTASGYEIHSGKSSVAGAPAFTDEGCVDETGLLFGTYMHGLFANAEAVDALVGHLAEKKNVPYTPAGDAGDPYAALARHLESCLDVERIVALSTVN; encoded by the coding sequence ATGTCTCTGATGGTCCTCGGAACCTCCTCTCATGCAGGTAAAAGCTCAATAACAGCAGGAATCTGCCGCATACTCAGCGACCGGGGCATCCCTGTAGCACCGTTCAAGGCGCAGAACATGAGCTTGAACTCCTATATCACCGAAGAGGGAGCAGAGATCGGCATCGCCCAGGCAACCCAGGCATTCGCAGCCCGGGCCCTTCCGGTCGCAGACATGAATCCGGTGCTCTTAAAGCCCAAAGGAAACGCAGTCTCGCAGGTGGTGCTTCTCGGAAAGCCCTGGAAAGACACCAAAATTGCCGACTACTACACAGAGACCGAGTACCTGCTTGCCGAAGCAGTTGCTGCATACGACCGACTGAAAAGCGAGTACACCAATATCATCGTCGAAGGAGCAGGAGGTGCTGCCGAGGTGAACCTCTACGACCGCGACATTGCAAACATCCAGCTCGCAAAACGTTTGCAGATACCAATCATCCTTGTCGGAGACATCGAACGCGGAGGAATATTCGCACAGATCTATGGAACGATCGCCCTTTTACCGGATGACGTCCGCCCCTTGGTGAAGGGAATCATCGTCAACAAATTCCGGGGTGACGCACAGCTCTTTGAGTCAGGCAGAAAAATTCTCGAAGATCTTACCGGAATACCGGTACTTGGCATCGTGCCTTGGATGAAACTTGCACTTCCTGAAGAGGACTCGCTCTCACTCGCAGACAAAATACCTGCGGTAAAAAATATCAGAGTCGCAGTCATCCGCTACCCCCACATCTCAAACTTCACCGACTTCTCTCTGCTTGAAGAAGCCGCAGCAGTTGAGTACGTTGAGCCGGGAACTTCGCTCGACGCCTATGATGCGGTCATTTTACCCGGAACAAAAAACACCGTCGATGACCTTGCAGTTCTCAGGTCTTCGGGTGCCGCAGACCAGATTACTGCCTACGCGAAAACCGGAAAGCCGGTGATAGGCATCTGCGGCGGATACCAGATGATGGGAACATCCATCTTCGACAACGCAATCGAAGGAGAAGTTGTCGCAGACTACGAAGGGCTGAATCTGCTTCCGGTGCACACGATCTTTGACCATTATGACAAGATCACCCGTCAGGTGAAAAGAGTCTCAAAAGGAAAAGGACCAATCCTTTCCCGAATGAACACCGCATCAGGTTACGAGATACACTCAGGCAAAAGCAGTGTTGCAGGAGCTCCCGCGTTCACGGACGAGGGATGCGTTGACGAGACCGGACTCCTCTTTGGCACCTACATGCACGGACTGTTCGCCAATGCAGAAGCGGTCGATGCTCTTGTCGGCCATCTTGCCGAAAAAAAGAATGTTCCCTACACTCCGGCAGGCGATGCCGGCGATCCGTATGCGGCCCTCGCACGACATCTGGAAAGCTGTCTTGACGTGGAGCGAATTGTAGCGCTCTCAACGGTTAACTAA
- a CDS encoding flavodoxin family protein — MADVVLISGSPRADSNTEFLLNVCKEELEAAELTAKILSLRGNPIQSCIACGQCAKLGKCSLQDGLNEILPDIREADGFIIGAPVYFGTARGDVMNLLQRVAMVARVNGNWLSRKVGGPVVVARRGGHSATLQEMLMMFFISDMIVPGSSYWNIAFGHAAGTVADDAEGIATMRKFAQNTAYLILQMRK, encoded by the coding sequence ATGGCAGACGTAGTTTTAATTTCAGGAAGTCCGCGGGCAGATAGCAACACGGAGTTCCTGCTGAATGTATGCAAAGAGGAGCTGGAAGCGGCAGAACTCACCGCAAAAATTCTCTCGCTCCGCGGAAACCCCATTCAGTCCTGCATCGCCTGCGGCCAGTGCGCGAAGCTTGGTAAATGCTCCTTACAGGACGGCTTAAACGAGATTCTCCCTGACATCCGCGAGGCTGACGGTTTTATTATCGGTGCTCCGGTCTACTTTGGAACCGCACGCGGAGATGTGATGAATCTTCTTCAGCGCGTTGCGATGGTTGCTCGGGTAAACGGTAACTGGCTGTCCAGAAAGGTTGGCGGACCGGTTGTTGTCGCACGCCGCGGCGGCCACTCGGCAACACTGCAGGAGATGCTGATGATGTTTTTCATCTCTGATATGATTGTTCCGGGTTCGAGCTACTGGAATATCGCGTTCGGCCATGCGGCAGGAACGGTTGCCGATGATGCAGAAGGCATTGCAACGATGCGGAAGTTTGCGCAGAACACGGCGTATCTGATTTTACAGATGCGCAAATAA
- a CDS encoding proteasome-activating nucleotidase, with protein sequence MSETPDIMSPLASDQNTADSRAPLPEESELAALRKTNVSLESRNYELREQVRQLRLQNAAAESQRDQQKREVKKLREELDSYRSPPLVLGTIESVLDENHAVVRSTTGPQFLSRISEHLTSTKDVVPGAQCAMHLQSFTVVDILPARYDMQVETMEILDAPSVTYDDIGGLEEQKQMLRESVELPLKSPKLFEAVGIEPPKGVLMYGPPGTGKTLLAKAVAHHTKATFIHVVGSELVQKYIGEGARLVRELFQMARERAPAIVFIDEIDAIGASRMHDAYSAGDHEVNRTLMQLLAELDGFDKRGDVKVIGATNRQDILDKALLRPGRFDRIIEFPLPDAKGRKVILEIHTKKMNLRKTVSLEEIADQTEGMNGSELMAVCVEAGMNAIRKRRTMINQEDFAKALVSVKSGRTGIVMQQPDAMYS encoded by the coding sequence ATGTCAGAAACACCCGATATTATGTCGCCGTTAGCGAGCGATCAGAATACGGCAGACAGCAGGGCCCCGTTGCCTGAGGAGAGCGAGCTTGCAGCTCTGCGAAAGACGAATGTTTCGTTGGAGAGCAGAAACTACGAGCTTCGCGAACAGGTCCGCCAGCTCAGGCTCCAGAACGCGGCAGCAGAGTCGCAGCGGGATCAGCAGAAGCGCGAGGTAAAAAAACTGCGTGAAGAGCTTGACAGCTACCGCAGCCCTCCTCTGGTGCTTGGAACCATCGAGTCGGTTCTCGACGAAAACCATGCGGTGGTGAGGAGCACGACCGGCCCGCAGTTCCTTTCCCGAATAAGTGAACATCTCACGTCAACGAAGGATGTGGTGCCGGGCGCCCAGTGCGCGATGCACCTTCAGTCATTCACGGTCGTTGACATTCTGCCTGCACGATATGATATGCAGGTGGAGACGATGGAGATTTTAGACGCTCCGTCAGTTACGTATGACGACATCGGCGGTCTTGAGGAGCAGAAGCAGATGCTCCGCGAGTCGGTTGAGCTGCCACTCAAGTCGCCGAAGCTGTTTGAGGCGGTCGGTATTGAGCCGCCGAAAGGGGTGCTGATGTACGGGCCGCCCGGAACCGGCAAGACGCTGCTGGCAAAAGCAGTCGCCCATCACACGAAGGCGACGTTTATTCATGTGGTCGGATCCGAGCTGGTGCAGAAGTACATCGGTGAGGGAGCGAGACTGGTTCGCGAGCTGTTCCAGATGGCACGCGAACGGGCTCCTGCTATCGTTTTCATCGATGAGATCGATGCGATCGGAGCGTCAAGGATGCATGATGCCTACTCGGCAGGGGATCATGAGGTCAACCGTACACTCATGCAGCTGCTTGCAGAGCTTGACGGTTTTGACAAACGCGGCGATGTGAAAGTTATCGGCGCAACGAACCGTCAGGATATTCTTGACAAGGCACTCCTGCGCCCGGGGCGGTTTGACCGCATCATTGAGTTCCCGCTGCCGGACGCGAAAGGACGGAAGGTAATTCTTGAGATTCATACGAAGAAAATGAATCTGCGAAAAACCGTTTCCTTAGAGGAAATTGCGGACCAGACCGAAGGAATGAATGGTTCAGAGCTGATGGCGGTCTGTGTTGAGGCAGGTATGAATGCAATCCGCAAGCGGCGGACGATGATCAATCAGGAAGACTTCGCGAAAGCTCTTGTGTCGGTGAAGAGCGGCAGGACCGGTATCGTGATGCAGCAGCCGGACGCGATGTACTCCTAA
- a CDS encoding multiprotein bridging factor aMBF1 produces MQTEYCELCGAPLTKKARLVQIEGAKPMKVCDKCAKLGTEIQAPKVASAGYGKPTLTRKSAPASTPSTPRKRDMFDYIEGDVVEDFAKRITAARQEKGYTQKDLAFILKMQEGDIKKLERGERAPTEAERSKLESELGIRLLDSDGDANSLQQGGAPATTLGDVLQVKKK; encoded by the coding sequence ATGCAAACAGAATACTGTGAGTTATGTGGTGCACCTCTCACCAAGAAGGCAAGACTGGTGCAGATTGAGGGTGCCAAACCAATGAAGGTTTGCGATAAATGTGCCAAGCTCGGCACAGAGATTCAGGCACCAAAAGTTGCCAGCGCCGGATACGGCAAGCCGACGCTGACAAGAAAGTCCGCGCCTGCATCCACCCCGTCAACCCCTCGCAAACGCGATATGTTCGATTATATTGAGGGCGATGTTGTGGAGGATTTCGCAAAGCGGATCACTGCGGCACGTCAGGAGAAAGGATATACCCAGAAGGATCTTGCTTTTATCCTGAAGATGCAGGAAGGCGACATCAAGAAACTTGAGCGCGGAGAGCGTGCGCCGACCGAGGCTGAACGCAGCAAGCTCGAGAGCGAGCTTGGCATCCGGCTTCTTGATTCAGATGGTGATGCAAACTCGCTTCAGCAGGGTGGCGCACCTGCAACGACGCTGGGCGATGTTTTACAGGTAAAGAAGAAATAA
- a CDS encoding sugar phosphate isomerase/epimerase family protein, producing the protein MYSISTHCLHAEPLSSALDKLVPYTNNVEIMSDGPHLLTDTKLLESYSFKYSIHAPSRGVNIASVLEPIRRASVEVIADTFALAAEVDASVVVHPGYFAWEYEYELAEQHLRASLAQIRAESIQYGVTYFIENMGNWGYFFLKEPKDLSLLDGALFCLDVGHANECGNLDQFLPSSFAHVHLHDNNGKSDSHESIGKGNINFDVVMKRVAENNIQTPVIEVESFDGALETLDLLTKRYGA; encoded by the coding sequence ATGTACTCAATATCCACCCACTGTCTTCACGCAGAACCGCTCAGCTCAGCCCTCGACAAACTTGTTCCCTACACCAACAACGTTGAGATCATGAGCGACGGCCCGCATCTGCTAACCGATACCAAACTTCTCGAATCCTACAGCTTCAAGTACAGCATTCACGCTCCCTCCCGCGGCGTGAACATTGCTTCCGTTCTTGAACCCATCCGCCGCGCATCAGTCGAGGTCATCGCCGACACCTTTGCCCTTGCCGCAGAAGTTGACGCATCGGTTGTTGTCCATCCCGGCTACTTTGCCTGGGAGTACGAGTATGAGCTTGCCGAACAGCACCTTCGCGCCTCCCTCGCACAGATTCGTGCCGAGTCCATTCAGTACGGCGTCACCTACTTTATTGAAAACATGGGCAACTGGGGCTACTTCTTCCTCAAAGAACCAAAGGACCTTTCCCTGCTTGACGGTGCCCTCTTCTGCCTTGACGTCGGCCATGCAAACGAGTGCGGCAACCTTGACCAGTTCCTTCCCTCCTCCTTCGCCCACGTGCATCTCCATGACAACAACGGCAAAAGTGACAGCCATGAATCAATCGGCAAAGGAAACATCAACTTTGACGTGGTAATGAAACGTGTCGCTGAAAACAATATCCAAACACCGGTCATCGAGGTTGAGTCCTTTGACGGTGCCCTTGAGACCCTTGACCTCCTCACCAAACGATACGGAGCGTAA